The following is a genomic window from Malus sylvestris chromosome 12, drMalSylv7.2, whole genome shotgun sequence.
TTTCAATGCTTCTATAATAAAAGAGCTTTCTGCAAAGGCAGTCTCAAACGAGTCTGAAATTGTTTCATTGCAACTGAAGCTTTGGTGTGGGATTTCAGGTCAAGCTCTCTGAGTACATTGGGAAGAAGTATGTGATTCTCTTTTTCTACCCATTGGACTTCACATTTGTTTGTCCTACAGGTTTGTTTTGCTTTCACAATCTCCAATTCTTCATACAAGTTTTTAATCTTTCATGGATGCTGAATGAATCTAACTGAATCGGATTGCTTTGTTCAAAATTTGTGAACCCATCTTGCAGAAATCACCGCTTTCAGTGACCGTCACGCAGAGTTTGCGGAGCTCAACACAGAAATCTTGGGTGTTTCAGTTGACAGTGTGGTAAGTTGCCCTGCTCCCCGCTATCTTCAATACCACAATCTGCCAGACATGCCATAAAAAAGTCTATATTCTGCCTAGACATGCCACGAAAAAGTCAATATTCGGCCTAGACATGTTGTAGCCTTGGTCTTTTGCAAAGGCTAATAGCTGCATATGCACACGCGTTAATATGCTAACTTGCACCTTGAACTATTTGCCtgctttgttcttttttttttattagtaaaCAATTATGTACCGTATCGTGGGTTCTAAAAATATCAATCTTATGCTTTGGGATTTTTGActttgaaaaatgaaattggCCTAACGATACGGGTTGCAGACAATGCATGTGGTTTCGGTTGAGCCAAGGGGTTAATTCCCATTGTTGGTGGAGAAAGAACACACAATAGACAATGAGGATATTCAACTGAAATAAAAATTGCACGTTGAAATAGGAAAAAGAATGCACCCAGAATACTATATTTGAGGTTAATCAAAAGGAGCTACTAAGATTGGTGATATCAGAAAGTTGTGTTCTCGCTAATGGTTGAAGAATGATGTGAATCTGCGTATTCTTCTGCGATTCCTTTGCGTTTCTTTTGCTTATGTACATCTGACTTGTTCCTTTGatgtaaaatagttttaaaattgcTCTTCCTTAGATTGGTAAGATGGAACCGCGTTGGCCTTATGCTGTCTTTTTTTTGTAGTTTTCCCACCTTGCATGGGTCCAAACCGATAGGAAGTCTGGCGGTCTTGGTGACTTGAACTATCCATTGATCTCCGATGTCACCAAGTCAATTTCAAAATCGTATGGTGTGCTGATCCCAGATCAGGTATGATATCTAATGAAAATTGGTTCTGAATTTAACGAATGATCAACTTTTGAAAGACTCAGTGCTGTGAATTCTGGATTATTTAGAAGTTCGGTTTCTCTGTGATAGGGAATCGCTTTGAGAGGACTCTTCATTATTGACAAGGAAGGCGTCATTCAACACTCCACCATTAACAATCTTGCCATTGGCCGTAGTGTGGATGAGACTAAGAGAACGCTCCAGGTAAACATATTCATCAAGCCCAAAATAGAAATGGGATGTTTTCGTTTCCAAGCTCTGTTGTATAGCTAAGAATTTCGTCATCATGTTTCGTATTACATTTTATAatcgttttttttctttccctttcttggCTTGGGTTGGATCCTGCAGGCCTTGCAGTACGTGCAGGACAATCCCGATGAAGTTTGCCCTGCAGGGTGGAAGCCCGGGGAGAAGTCCATGAAGCCAGACCCCAAGGGCAGCAAAGAGTACTTCTCCGCAATATAGAGCTAGTACACTGCATGTCCATGTCGGACTCAAATAGGACGTGTAAACGAGTTTTGTATTCGTGTAACCTCTTTTTCCAATCCTTGGTAATTTTGAGCATCTGCATGTCACAATAAACCCCAATCAATGGGACTTGCCCGATTTTCAGCATATTCAAGTAGCATGCAATTTGATTACTCAAGTGGTTAGTTCAGTATAGGGTTCCGCCATTTGATTACTCAAGTGGTTATTTCAGTATAGGGTTCCGCCGTGAAGCCAGCCAAATGGCAAATACGAATAACTGAACTCTTTATAAGCACATGTAAGATTTCTTAGTTCTCTGACGGGGGATTCATTTGACAATTGGGTTTTGCGTTGTTTCAACCTCACCTTGGTTTCAATACCTCGGTTACACAGCACGCGAAATTCGAATTTATGACTTTTGGTGGAGTCTGAACTTTTGACGAATCTCACAATGTGCTTAAAAATGAAGGTGGAATCTCACATGACTGCTTAGTAGAGCAGCAAGCTAGAGGCTTTTGAGCAAGTAAATTCTATCCACTAAAGATAAGTGGCCATTATCCATTTCTCTACCAATCATTGTAGCTTCTTGTCTTTGGAAGGCAAATTGAAGGAGAAGCTTTTGGAATGGAAGGAGTTCTGCATTCTTCAACACTAACCCTTCCCATTACCTGTCATCATATCTCCAAAACCCAGATCCTGAAAACAGCCAACCACAACCCCACGCAAAGGCCAATGCTAAGGATCTCCACGTTCCCAGCAACAATGGGAACAAAAACTAGCACGAAATTCTCAACAATATTGGCAGCAGCAGCGGTTCAGCCTTCGCAGCCTCTTGATCTAACGGAAGACAATATTCGACAGGTCTTAGCCGATGCAAGGGTTGAATTCGGGCAGCTCTTCGACACTTCAGTTGGCATGACAGGTTGAACTTACTtatcttttgtgttttttgatTCAGTTATGTTGTTGTTTCTGGTGGTGGGAAATCAGTTAAGATAAGGAGATGACTTGCAGGACAAGTAGACCTTGCTGAACTTGACGGACCCTTTGTGAAGATCAGTCTGAAAGGCCGGTTTTGGCACGAACGGAGCGTGGTTCTGGCTAGACTGGCCAATTATCTCAAGCAGAGGATCCCTGTGAGTTAGTTAACGCCAACTGATCAGTATTACTTtattttttacacaaaaaaTCACTGTCTTATTCTTTCAGTGATGAAAATCTAGTCCTTGTTCGATCTCAGGAAATTTTAGAGGTTGATATAGAAGATGAGAAGCAATTGGATGACAGCCCTGCAAACTTTTAGAGGTACTCACTACAGCTTACCCAAAACAGCTGCAACTTGTACTATGCTAAATTACCTTAAGTTTGGTTCCCAGCATACGTGGACTAGGCTAGTTGGTTAAGTTTGTGCGCACATGGTCCCTGACAACCAAAGTTTGAATCCCCTTCCTTGCAAATTAAAGTAGATTAGAATATCGCTTTGTCAATTTGGTTCCCCAAAACACTAGAAATACAGCTTTGGGCAgaaattatatatgttttttttaatcaacAGTTGTATCAAATTTTTCCACGGAGAGTAGTATGCTGTCTATTACTTCAGTCATATGATCATATTAAGACCAACTGTCGACAAGGGTTTGTATTTGCAGGTTATAAACTTCAGACCAAAAAAGAAAGGTGTAACTATATATTTTAGACCGTCTGTAAAAGGGGTGAGTAGTTTAAGTATTTAAGAGCATTTACCCGTGCATTTGAAGTTTTATGTTCGAATCCAAATGTTTAGTTCGGACATAGAAGTTGTTGAACCATAGTTGAGGTCATTAGAGAAATTTTCAGCTGCTGTGATGATTAGGATTTTGAATTTTCCTAGCATGCTTTGTTAGGATATCAAGTTCTAGATTCCCTATAGGTAAAAAGGGCGAAACAAAATAAACGCGAAGAAACACAAAAGTAAACTAATCATACAAACACAAGGACTTACGAGGTTCACTCAGTATGAGCTAGGTTGTCCAGTTGCCACAAGATACCCACCATCAGAGAAGGAGGAGCACAATCACATATACTCAAAAGTATTTCCTCACACTCACTTGTAATTAGGGTTTATAATCACATTTTTCAAAGCTCCCTCAATGCAACAATTGGTACTATCCAAATGATCACCAAGGTTGGGGCGATTGGGAGAGGTGGTAAATCAACTTATTCATTTGTTAATGGATACCCATAAGACCcatttagtttgatttcacTTTACACCATCATTAACACTACCAACCTCACGTCTGTATTATGGTGATATCAAATTAAACAAGTCTTAACCGGTAACTATTAACAACCTATTGAGTTGATTTGCCACCTCTAGCGATTGGTATGTCCACGCGAATGTCCAAACCTCTTGCTTTTTACTACTCGATCATGATTATACTTTAACCCAACTTAACACACGTTAATCATCTATGCACCCATGCACAAATGATTGACAATCGTTGATTGGTACCAATCAAGCATCAATCAAATCTCTTTATAgttagagaattgttattagcactctaaaattCTCATTATATACTCcaaaattttctatatttaaaaagaaaaatacacttctAATGACcgcaaaataaaaattttgaaataccAATAACATTTCTTTATAGTTTATGCTAAATTATATGAGTTTATACTCATAAAAGTGTTAAACTTGTTTCTTTCTTGACCTATTTATGTTGCAGTGCATTTAACCCGAAAAAAAGGTTCAAGTCTCTTATGAAGACCAAGTACACCCTTGGATTAGCACATAAGCAAGCAACTTACATTTTTGACATTctttatacaaaataaaatgaacatGTTTCGCATTTCCCCATTAATTCTTTTTGGCATTTTTCCAGTAGTATTAGAAATTTAGAAGCCACCAAAGTATCTAAGAACTTGAGCAAAAGATTTGCAGATAACCTAAATACCAAGCTATATATGCCACCCAACAACAAGAGAAGCCCTTGATTTATTGACTATTGAGTTGAGGGTGAAGATCTTATTCTGATTCATTAGATCTATACCTAACTTAAATCCTTAATCAAGTGCTTAATCAAGTACAATTTGGACATTAATAATCTTCATGTGCCTCACATGCTGACACCACCTGGCGTTTAGAACTCAACCAACAAGCTGTCCTCAAGTTTCATGACAAACTATTTTTAATTGTATTGTAACCTAAACGCAGCAAACACAACCATTAATTGGTGCTAACTATAAAATTATAAGCCTAACTAACATATGCTTCCTGTTTGTTgtaaattaaaaccaaaaattGTGAATGGGTGGTTTTCTGTCAACTCAGTTGTCATGTTGCTTAGCTGCTATATCAAGTCTGCTAAATATGCTATATATGTATGAAACACAAGCCCTTTTCTAATACGTAATCGGTCCAGTAAtcttctaaattttttatacaGCGGATATTGGAAGAGTGAATGCTCATAAACAACTAAACTACAAGAACCTGAATACGTGCTGAGAAGAAAAATAGTTATTCGGCCTATTGTGCCAAGAAATGATATGTTCCATATATTCATTTCAACTCCAAAAACAACAATATCCAAATTTGAAGTTTGAGGCATATGGCGTTTTATCACAGTGGCGAAAAGCAATCACGCCTACACATCACTACCCATTATCTTTCCTAACAACTAATAATTTAACTCATTGACGCTACTGTTTGTcaagaaacaaaattgaagTTTGAGGGCCAAATGACAAGTTTTCTAATAGTtcagaaatcattttttttaacaatagtCAGAGATCATTAGTTATaagaaaaaacataacaaaatctGAAATATCAAACTCGAGACTTCAATTTgagtatctttttttttttttttagaataaaaaactgaatatatcatatatagttGTTATAACTTACACATTGACATTTTCTGAGAGTAAAGAAGCTGAAATGGAATTTAATTTCCTATTGCAATACATCTTTTCGTATAACCTGCTAACATTTTCCTCACAAATTTAAAGTAGAAACTATACATGTCCAGAAGACATCGTCACAAATTAAACAATCGACACAGTAGAACAACCATGTAGCTAGCCAAGAAGAAACTTGAATTGATTCCTTCACAGTTTTACAAAAAgggcaatgcatttccttcatctttttcaattttttttcttttttcctataTATTATAAGAGGACCTTGAGAGAGTTTCTGGCTTCagctacaaaaacaaaaaacccaaaGTTCCTCTgccgctgctgctgctgctgatgtACGGTGTCGTACCGTAAATTAACCGTATATACTGTGAAACCCAAAACGCAAAAAAAGGGGGGCTTTTGCATGATCAGTTGAGCGACACATCACGTTGCTACTCCTGGTTCAGACACATAACTTTTTCTGTCCACATCTTCCCACACCAACTTTGATGTTATTTCATCGTGCTCTGGTACATATTCCTGAGGCCAAAATACCAAAACATATCATTaagtaaatttgtaaattacGGTGTAGTTTCGTACTAATCTTCCCTGATGAAATTATACGAAAATACACATTTACTTTTGGTAACATGGGAGGGAGAagttaaacaacaaaaactacGCAACAATTCTAACCTAGAAACCCTAGGTAAATCTTCAAACAAATCTAAACCTTGGTACTGAGAATAGTAAACTTAGTTGAAATCCAATTGTATGCAACTGGGGACAAGGACGCCTTTCCCCCAACCCAGCATTGTCGCCAAGGTTAGCCAGATGGAGTTGGGATGGACCCAAAGTTCTTAACCAGATTGAACCAGACCAACCCATAACAATGCAAAGGTTCTCTTATTTATTTGTTCTCAATTGAGAGAGTTGCATCCATATTATACAATGGAAATATCTTCATTTTTGGTTATATAAAAATCTAAGCTTAAAGTCTACTCTGTCCAGACCATCCTTATATTACCAAAACTTAAGCACATGCATAGGATCAGTGGGAATCTATGAGCATCATTGAGGCATAGTTTGAACACCTTAGGGACTTGGGAGTGTCCCCAAACCGTACCACATCGATCCAGTCCGTTATTATTCATCTTGATGATCATATTCTATTCTATGATGCATATGATATGATGAAAATAGGCACGAAGCATTACCTCCAGTTGTCTGACCAATTGCTTTGCAGTTGGAGCAGACACGATGATGTGCCGTGCAGTAGGAGAAATAAAGCCTTCATCAACGGCCTTATCAATAAAAGACAACAACGAATTGTAGTAACCGTCCACATTCAAAAGCCCCACCTACAAAAAACAAGTAATTCTaactaaattatttaattaatcaatCAATTCATTAATAATATCAACTTCAAACACCCATTTAATCTCCATATTATATGTATGTCGTTCATATGTCCTCATTGTCTTGTGACCAACAACACCCTTCTTTTGACCAACAACCTCACTTTGTTTAaaccttaaaaaattaaatttgagaaGATTTCTCCCATTCAAACGGAGATCCTCCAAATAATCAACCACCTAACTTATGTTATTTTTCCATGTGAATTAGAATTAAGTACCACATGCATTGATTTTCTATTATATGAAGCTTTCTCATACATCCATACCACTCAATAAGATTGACTCACATCATCACAAATATCATCTCCCGTCAACGTTGCTAACTAATACTTATGGAATTATAAAATGAAAGAGAGAGAATCGTGCACTTAAGAAACATAGTATATTTACAAATCGTAGGCATATGATAGACCTATTAATTCATGGGGACAATGACACAATAAAATATTCTATAATGTGAAGAAATTGATTGTTAATTAGGGTTTAGTAGAAAATTTGGGGACATCAACAGTTATCTACAAGATCACAACTACGTTTGAACAAACATACGACATGTAATCATGTGAGGGCTTGCTTCCTTGTAAAGTTTGGAATCACATGCAAACCCTTGTATAAAAAGGGGTGGATAAATTTTAGAGATTTTCTTACAGGTTTGCGGTGGATTCCAAGTTGAGCCCAGGTAATGACTTCCAGCAATTCTTCTAGGGTACCATAGCCACCTGAACATAATAATTTCAATTAAAGGGTCTTCCAAAAACAATTGAGAGTTGATTTGGATAATGGTTCAGAACTTCACATGCACATGGATGGCTTTCAACCCTAGATGCGTGTAAATCAAGAGTAAATTCCACATATATAACAGTTAACAATCAGCTATTCACGCTAACTTTAACATTCGACAACAATAATAATTTCACAAGTGACATGTCCGATTCATGGGTTAAAACCATACCAGGGAGGGCAATGAAAGCATCAGCTTGACGGGCCATCTCGGCTTTCCTTTGGTGCATATCTGAGACAGTTCTCACTTCTCCAACAGTTTCACCAGTTATCTACAACAATTTAATCAGATcacataattaattaatcatttagAGATCGGCAAATGTATCACTTAAAATCAGCACATTTAAGCCTTTAAATGTACCTCTCTAGGCATTAATGTCCTCGGAATAACACTGCAAAAACACCACATGAACATTTATCAGCAAACCACTATATCGACTCTACCTATTAATAAAACTTTGGTTGTCAACCAAAACTCTAGGCATTAATAAAACTTATGTTCAATTTTGTAACTATATGAACAtaagtttttatgttttatttacaGCAAACTCACAACCAGGTTAGTATATCATGCcctattttaaaataaaataaaatataaaataaaaagtattcCCACGTTATAAGAAACCACTTGTCATTATTCCAATTTTCATAacagatttattttttaaaaattttaaaaactaattccacttcataataaaaaaacaaaatgaaaagaaattgtTCACAATGTGTGGGCATCCGCTAGTATATGTTAACAAATGAATTTACTAAAAGTTCCTCATGGCCTAGTAGGCATATACTTGAATATTTAATTGATCAAAGATTTAGCAATTTGGGGACATCCGCTTCGACCTAGCAAGGGGCATTGACCATGCTAATTTGCAGCAGTTGTGTTTCACAGAACGTGTTTAAACTTTTACGAGACGACCAAGGGCTCTTACATTCCAGGGAAAGCAGGCTTTTTACAAAATGCAATGTCACTTTCTCTAAAAGTCTCCATAGTTTTACCAATTATCTTTTCCATTTCTGTAAATCTTTCTAACTGGAAGTTCCAGAGGGAACTGACATTGTAAGAATCTAAAGGAGGTTAACTTTTAGAATTTACTGTAGATCACATAAAGCGGTTTGAAACCATGTTTACAATACCAGACGACACGGTAATTTTGCATAAATATGTGAACCTTTTTGtcccaataaaaaaaatggaagaaggGAAGGCACAAATTCCATTATAAAATATGGGGGTTGCGTTGATCCTAGATTTCTATGTTGTCTGCATTTGTGAACCCAGTTAATTAATAGATAATAGGGATTAATTTGCATGGTAtggttcaataaaaaataaggaaaactaatgaaaacagtttgaaaactttgaattttaataataaagacaaaataaagagtaaagtgaatagtaccaggtttgactttttagtgtaaaaatatggtttttcattaaaatgaacagtaccatgggcttttcgttaaaactccctaaaaatAAGGTTTTTCTATGTTGTCTGCATTTGTGAACCCAGTTAATTAATAGATAATAGGGATTAATTTGCATGGTAtggttcaataaaaaataagaatgcAACCCAATTTGGCCAATCATTTCATTAGGGTAGCTTATGCGTGTGTTGTGTGTAtatgagagagacagagagagagagagagagagagagagagagagagagcgagcgcTACAAACCCTAGGACATGGCGCC
Proteins encoded in this region:
- the LOC126592741 gene encoding 2-Cys peroxiredoxin BAS1, chloroplastic-like, whose product is MAASTAALISSVPSRAFSSTKSTPLVAAFSKPISQTLNFPKSIHGLRLPRVAHSASLPRGDSHTRKSFIVKASAGELPLVGNVAPDFEAEAVFDQEFVNVKLSEYIGKKYVILFFYPLDFTFVCPTEITAFSDRHAEFAELNTEILGVSVDSVFSHLAWVQTDRKSGGLGDLNYPLISDVTKSISKSYGVLIPDQGIALRGLFIIDKEGVIQHSTINNLAIGRSVDETKRTLQALQYVQDNPDEVCPAGWKPGEKSMKPDPKGSKEYFSAI
- the LOC126592742 gene encoding uncharacterized protein LOC126592742 codes for the protein MEGVLHSSTLTLPITCHHISKTQILKTANHNPTQRPMLRISTFPATMGTKTSTKFSTILAAAAVQPSQPLDLTEDNIRQVLADARVEFGQLFDTSVGMTGQVDLAELDGPFVKISLKGRFWHERSVVLARLANYLKQRIPEILEVDIEDEKQLDDSPANF
- the LOC126592743 gene encoding cytokinin riboside 5'-monophosphate phosphoribohydrolase LOG7-like, translated to MEETKSRFNRICVFCGSSSGKKASYQEAAVELGKELVERRIDLVYGGGSVGLMGLVSQAVHDGGRHVLGVIPRTLMPREITGETVGEVRTVSDMHQRKAEMARQADAFIALPGGYGTLEELLEVITWAQLGIHRKPVGLLNVDGYYNSLLSFIDKAVDEGFISPTARHIIVSAPTAKQLVRQLEEYVPEHDEITSKLVWEDVDRKSYVSEPGVAT